A part of Antechinus flavipes isolate AdamAnt ecotype Samford, QLD, Australia chromosome 6, AdamAnt_v2, whole genome shotgun sequence genomic DNA contains:
- the HOPX gene encoding homeodomain-only protein isoform X3, translating into MSTEQVNGLTEEQLGVLEDSFNKGNKYPDPTTLLLISAEIGLSEEQTEKWFKQRQAQWRKSEGLPSECRSVTD; encoded by the exons ATGTCCACGGAGCAAGTGAACGGCCTCACGGAGGAGCAGTTAGGGGTCCTGGAGGACAGCTTCAACAAAGGCAACAAATACCCGGACCCCACGACGCTGCTCCTCATCTCCGCCGAGATCGGCCTCAGCGAGGAGCAGACCGAG AAATGGTTCAAGCAGCGCCAAGCTCAGTGGCGGAAGTCGGAAGGGCTCCCCTCAGAATGCCGCTCTGTCACAGACTAA
- the HOPX gene encoding homeodomain-only protein isoform X1 encodes MRAWGWVPFQEDKIGTCRLNNNKIGLWSTWLTGIPGNPEPQSGPVQESQAPEQSAPEGGRTPWNSSVTSLSSTTVSRTQPWGQENPQLLQQISRHQKQLIQMSNEPTGELADMSDVEGEVGAIGEESPQMNNIQLTPQDKEAIERMKALGFPESFIIQVYLDCNKDEELTMDILDGDDETLW; translated from the coding sequence ATAAGATAGGGACATGcagattaaataataataaaatcggGCTGTGGAGTACTTGGCTGACGGGAATCCCAGGAAATCCAGAGCCTCAGAGTGGCCCTGTGCAGGAGAGCCAAGCCCCTGAGCAGTCCGCCCCAGAAGGAGGAAGAACCCCTTGGAATTCCTCCGTGACCAGCCTCAGTTCCACAACAGTCAGCAGAACCCAGCCTTGGGGCCAGGAGAACCCCCAGTTACTGCAGCAAATCAGCAGGCACCAGAAACAGCTCATCCAGATGTCGAATGAGCCCACGGGAGAGCTGGCAGACATGTCAGATGTAGAGGGGGAGGTTGGGGCCATTGGTGAGGAATCCCCTCAGATGAACAACATCCAGCTCACGCCACAGGACAAAGAAGCCATAGAGAGGATGAAGGCCCTGGGGTTTCCTGAGAGCTTCATAATCCAAGTCTACTTGGATTGTAATAAGGATGAGGAACTGACAATGGATATTCTCGATGGAGATGATGAAACACTTTGGTGA